The uncultured Methanolobus sp. sequence CCATTACTACTGTCTTGCCTTTCTCTTTCCAGAGCCTGTAGAGTATGTTCATAACATCAAGCCCTGTCTGGCTATCCAGTGCCCCTGTGGGTTCGTCTGCAAGAATGAGTTCAGGGTCACATGCAAGAGACCTTGCAATTGAAACACGTTGCTGCTGTCCTCCGGAGAGCTGGCTTGGCAGGTTGTCCAGCTTGTCTGAAAGCCCCATAAGTTCAAGAACTTCTTTTGCTCTCTCAAGAGCGACATCGTCATCGATTTCCTGTATTTCCAGTGGAAGAAGTACATTTTCAAGGGCTGTTATCCCGGGCATCAGGTTATATTGCTGGAAAACGAATCCAATCGTTTTTCCCCTCAGTCTGGAAAGGTCGGATTCGTCCATATGGGCTATGTTCCTTGAGTTCAGTAATATCTCGCCTCTGGAAGGAGTATCCAGACAACCTACGAGGTTCATCATGGTAGATTTTCCACTTCCGGAAGGTCCTATTATAGCCGTAAATTCATTGGGTTGAATATCAAAATTAATGTTTTTCAGTGCGTTGATCTGCACTTCTCCCATCTGGTATACTTTCCAAACATCTCGAAATGAAATCAATGCTTTTTTCATAACTTTCTGTAATTACTGGCATCTATAAGAGTAGGAAGTAGTTTAAATAGGTAATTTAACTACATATTTTTGTCAACTATCGTAATATCGATAATTATATCTATGTAGGATTTAATTTCTCCAATAGTCATGTGCAGGAATGTTTTACTGAGTTGGCAAATAATCGGGGGAGGACTATATTACTTTTTAGGAAATCAAAGATGGGATTAAAATCTAAAAAAACAAAACTATTTCAGAAAAGGAGCCGGCTGGAAATAATAAGGGATATACTTCAGGTTATCCGCGAATATAACAATGCAATAGGTCCGACAAAAATACAGCGCCTTTCAAATCTTTCATTCCAGATGTTTGAGGAATACGTGGAAGAGCTGGAAAATAAAGACCTCATCTGCATCAGGCTACAAAACAATAATAGAAAAATATACTCTGTAACAGATAAGGGAAGAGCTCTTCTTGATAAGTGTGAGGATTTTGAATCTTTTCTTGATGATCTGGGTTTGTAAATATTTTGAGTAGAAAAACATAACAAAATCTTTCACTCTTCCGGTATCGGGAGTCCATGCTGTCTCAAAAATGACAACTTGTCCCAGTATCCTCTCTGAAAAACGATCTTATTATTTACAACATGGAAAAATCCGCATCCACGAAGTCCCAGGGGGTCTTTCCACTCCAGAATTGCCCACTCGCCATCTTCAAAAATGTTCTCAACTATGCAGACCATTTCGGCATGTGCAAACTCTTCTTCGAACATCTT is a genomic window containing:
- a CDS encoding nuclear transport factor 2 family protein gives rise to the protein MRPRELIKKWVEAFNNADSAGLADMYDENAINYQVPEEPVEGKEAIKKMFEEEFAHAEMVCIVENIFEDGEWAILEWKDPLGLRGCGFFHVVNNKIVFQRGYWDKLSFLRQHGLPIPEE
- a CDS encoding ABC transporter ATP-binding protein, with protein sequence MKKALISFRDVWKVYQMGEVQINALKNINFDIQPNEFTAIIGPSGSGKSTMMNLVGCLDTPSRGEILLNSRNIAHMDESDLSRLRGKTIGFVFQQYNLMPGITALENVLLPLEIQEIDDDVALERAKEVLELMGLSDKLDNLPSQLSGGQQQRVSIARSLACDPELILADEPTGALDSQTGLDVMNILYRLWKEKGKTVVMVTHDMNLAQYARRHIVLKDGMITRDEANGKTIDADIDNNDFRMVVKNEF
- a CDS encoding winged helix-turn-helix domain-containing protein yields the protein MGLKSKKTKLFQKRSRLEIIRDILQVIREYNNAIGPTKIQRLSNLSFQMFEEYVEELENKDLICIRLQNNNRKIYSVTDKGRALLDKCEDFESFLDDLGL